A single Candidatus Niyogibacteria bacterium DNA region contains:
- a CDS encoding polyribonucleotide nucleotidyltransferase has translation MKKKQFSCEFAGRPLKAEFSDLAEQANGSALVRYGDTVVLATAVISKEPKEHLDYFPLSVDYEEKFYAVGEILGSRFLRREGRSSDNAILMGRLIDRTIRPLFDQKIRNEVQVIVLVLSYDEENAPDVPAIVAASLALGVSDVPWDGPIAGIRTVKKDGQFILNPTASQRTEATLEILICGKDGKINMIEAEAKEAPEKDAVKGFQLALEEIEKINSWQKKIIKEIGREKIKPITAKEPDGFRDLFQKHIKPRLEDYIFIEEKTGRTTRLAELKNEWLETVKERFGDEGLELSDEIYEEEIDEIIHRNILENNQRPDFRKLDEIRPLFAEAGILPRVHGSGIFYRGQTHLLSTVTLGSPRDHKLIEGMEIKEQKHFMHQYNFLPFCSGEIKPLRGPGRREIGHGALAEKALAAVIPKKEKFPYTIRIVSETMSSNGSTSMASVCASTLALMDAGVSIKNPVAGIAMGLVMKDEHNYKILTDIQGPEDHHGDMDFKAAGTKEGLTAIQMDVKIEGVTVEILEKTLNQAKEAREKILKVMLKAIAEPRPNLSPFAPKILVYRINPEKIGLLIGPGGKTVNSIRTASGAEIDIEEDGTIFITGETEESAKKALSLVELITKEFKPGDLAVGKVSRIFEFGAMVELAPNQEGLIHISKLAPYRVNKVTDVVNIGDEVKVKIIEIDEKGRVNLALQNDESGKKHSSNHSRQQRNG, from the coding sequence ATGAAAAAAAAGCAATTTTCCTGCGAATTCGCGGGCCGTCCGCTGAAAGCGGAATTTTCCGATTTAGCCGAACAAGCCAACGGTTCGGCGCTTGTCCGATACGGCGACACCGTAGTCTTAGCCACCGCCGTAATTTCCAAAGAGCCGAAAGAACATCTGGATTATTTTCCTTTATCCGTTGATTACGAAGAAAAATTTTACGCGGTGGGAGAAATTCTCGGTTCGCGTTTTCTCCGAAGGGAAGGGCGGTCTTCGGATAACGCTATTTTAATGGGCCGTTTAATTGACCGGACCATCCGGCCGCTTTTTGACCAAAAAATCAGAAACGAAGTTCAGGTAATCGTCTTGGTGCTTTCTTATGACGAAGAAAACGCGCCGGACGTGCCAGCGATTGTCGCCGCTTCCTTGGCGCTCGGCGTTTCCGACGTTCCCTGGGATGGGCCGATTGCCGGAATCAGAACGGTTAAGAAAGACGGCCAATTTATCTTAAATCCCACCGCCAGCCAAAGAACGGAAGCAACCTTGGAAATTTTAATCTGCGGAAAAGACGGAAAAATCAACATGATAGAAGCGGAAGCCAAAGAAGCGCCGGAAAAAGACGCGGTTAAAGGATTTCAGCTGGCGCTTGAAGAAATTGAAAAAATAAACAGCTGGCAAAAAAAAATCATCAAAGAAATCGGCCGAGAAAAAATAAAACCGATAACCGCCAAAGAGCCGGATGGTTTTCGCGATCTTTTCCAAAAACACATTAAACCGCGGCTGGAAGATTATATTTTCATTGAAGAAAAAACCGGCCGCACCACGCGGCTGGCGGAACTTAAAAATGAATGGCTGGAAACGGTCAAAGAGCGGTTCGGCGACGAAGGCCTTGAATTAAGCGATGAAATTTATGAAGAAGAGATTGATGAAATAATCCACCGCAACATCCTAGAAAATAATCAGCGGCCGGATTTCCGCAAATTGGATGAAATCCGGCCGCTTTTCGCCGAAGCGGGAATTTTGCCGCGCGTCCACGGTTCGGGAATTTTTTATCGCGGCCAGACGCACCTTCTCTCAACCGTTACTCTCGGCTCTCCCCGGGACCATAAGCTTATTGAAGGAATGGAAATAAAAGAACAAAAGCATTTTATGCACCAATATAACTTTTTGCCTTTTTGTTCGGGAGAAATAAAACCGTTGAGAGGCCCGGGACGCCGGGAAATCGGCCACGGCGCGCTCGCGGAAAAAGCGCTGGCCGCGGTCATTCCTAAAAAAGAAAAATTTCCCTATACGATCCGGATAGTTTCCGAAACAATGTCTTCAAACGGCTCCACTTCCATGGCTTCAGTTTGCGCTTCCACTTTGGCTTTAATGGATGCCGGCGTTTCCATTAAAAATCCGGTGGCCGGAATCGCCATGGGACTGGTAATGAAAGACGAGCATAATTATAAAATTCTTACCGATATTCAAGGGCCGGAAGACCATCATGGCGATATGGATTTTAAGGCCGCCGGAACCAAAGAAGGATTAACAGCTATTCAAATGGATGTTAAAATAGAAGGAGTAACCGTGGAAATTCTTGAAAAAACTCTTAATCAGGCGAAGGAGGCGCGGGAAAAAATTCTTAAAGTAATGCTGAAAGCCATCGCTGAACCGCGGCCAAATCTTTCTCCTTTTGCCCCTAAAATTCTGGTTTATCGCATTAATCCCGAAAAAATCGGCCTTTTGATCGGCCCGGGAGGAAAAACCGTCAACAGCATCCGAACAGCTTCGGGGGCGGAAATAGACATTGAAGAAGACGGCACGATTTTTATCACCGGCGAAACCGAAGAATCAGCCAAAAAAGCTCTTTCGCTGGTGGAACTGATCACGAAAGAATTCAAACCTGGCGATCTGGCTGTCGGAAAAGTAAGCCGGATTTTTGAATTCGGCGCCATGGTGGAGCTTGCGCCAAACCAAGAAGGTTTAATCCATATTTCCAAGCTCGCTCCGTATCGCGTTAACAAAGTAACGGATGTTGTTAATATCGGCGACGAAGTAAAAGTTAAAATTATAGAGATTGACGAAAAAGGACGCGTTAATTTAGCGCTTCAAAATGATGAATCCGGAAAAAAACATTCTTCAAACCACTCCCGACAACAAAGAAACGGATAA
- a CDS encoding TraR/DksA C4-type zinc finger protein encodes MISNLDFYKNKLEEELARLERELETVGRRNPENPDDWEPTEKDLNLQTSDQNEMADKFEEFDTRVGIETALEEQLNNVKKALKRIEEGNFGKCEICQKPIDEKRLKANPAASACLKHAS; translated from the coding sequence ATGATTTCCAACTTAGATTTTTATAAAAACAAATTAGAAGAAGAATTGGCGCGGCTGGAACGCGAACTGGAAACCGTGGGTCGCCGAAATCCTGAAAATCCCGATGATTGGGAGCCGACTGAAAAAGATTTGAATCTGCAGACTTCGGACCAAAACGAAATGGCTGATAAATTTGAAGAATTTGACACGCGCGTGGGCATTGAAACAGCTTTGGAAGAACAGCTGAACAACGTTAAAAAAGCTTTAAAACGGATCGAGGAAGGTAATTTTGGAAAATGTGAAATCTGCCAAAAACCGATAGATGAAAAACGGCTTAAGGCCAATCCTGCGGCCAGCGCTTGCCTGAAACACGCTTCATAA
- a CDS encoding YifB family Mg chelatase-like AAA ATPase, translating to MFNKAVKLHSAQVTGLKGLIIDVEVDAYQGQRKLSIVGLPDKAVEESLERISSAIKNTGKNSPQKRSQRVTISLAPADLKKEGPVFDLAIALGYLLASKQVKFNPQGKIFLGELSLDGSLRPIKGALPLTAEAEKAGFKEVYLPKGNGKEASLIENINVYEVSSLSDILQHFNEEVIIPPCSKTKTIFTLSQENRENLDFSDIRGQEAAKRGLEIAAAGGHNLLMIGPPGTGKTMLAKAFSSILPPLTFEEMLEVTAIHSVAGHLKNLYSNSRPFRSPHHTSSYVALVGGGAWPRPGEITLAHRGVLFLDEFPEFDRRVIESLRQPIEEGSIVVARAKDTIQFPARFILICAMNPCPCGNLGSKTKMCLCGPTALFRYKRKISGPIADRLDLWLDVPQIEHEELAPQKNKGARSEEIRQRIIKAREIQKERFKNKKIIANSEITVKDLEELAPLSNLCRNTLNLAAKNMDLSPRAYHRVIKIARTIADLAGNKEIKESHLLEAIQYRPKQTEI from the coding sequence ATGTTTAATAAAGCCGTAAAACTGCATTCCGCGCAAGTAACCGGCCTTAAAGGCTTAATTATTGACGTGGAAGTTGACGCTTATCAAGGGCAACGAAAACTTTCCATTGTCGGCTTGCCGGATAAAGCCGTGGAAGAATCTCTGGAGCGCATTTCTTCCGCCATCAAAAATACGGGCAAAAATTCTCCTCAAAAAAGAAGCCAACGGGTGACCATCTCTTTAGCGCCGGCTGACCTAAAAAAAGAGGGGCCGGTTTTTGATTTAGCCATTGCTTTGGGTTATCTTTTAGCTTCAAAACAGGTAAAATTTAATCCTCAAGGAAAAATTTTTTTAGGCGAACTTTCTTTAGACGGCAGTTTAAGGCCGATTAAGGGAGCTCTGCCTTTAACCGCGGAAGCTGAAAAAGCGGGCTTTAAAGAAGTTTATTTACCAAAAGGAAACGGCAAAGAAGCTTCATTGATAGAAAATATAAATGTCTACGAAGTAAGCAGTTTAAGCGACATTTTACAGCATTTCAACGAAGAAGTAATCATTCCGCCTTGCTCCAAAACAAAAACTATTTTCACTCTTAGCCAAGAAAACAGAGAAAATTTGGATTTTTCAGATATCAGAGGACAAGAAGCCGCAAAAAGAGGTTTGGAAATCGCCGCAGCCGGCGGGCATAACTTATTGATGATCGGCCCGCCGGGAACCGGAAAAACCATGCTGGCTAAAGCTTTTTCCTCTATTCTTCCGCCTTTAACTTTTGAAGAAATGCTGGAAGTAACCGCGATTCACAGCGTCGCCGGCCATCTTAAAAATCTTTATTCAAACAGCCGGCCTTTTCGCAGCCCTCATCATACTTCTTCTTATGTGGCTTTAGTCGGCGGAGGCGCCTGGCCTCGGCCCGGAGAAATCACTCTCGCCCATCGCGGAGTTTTATTTCTTGATGAATTTCCGGAATTTGACCGCCGAGTGATAGAATCCTTGCGCCAGCCAATAGAAGAAGGCAGCATTGTCGTGGCGCGCGCCAAAGACACGATCCAGTTTCCCGCGCGTTTTATCCTTATTTGCGCGATGAATCCCTGCCCTTGCGGAAATTTGGGATCAAAAACAAAAATGTGCCTTTGCGGCCCGACCGCGCTTTTCAGATATAAAAGAAAAATTTCCGGGCCCATTGCCGACCGGCTGGACCTTTGGCTGGATGTGCCGCAAATTGAGCATGAAGAATTAGCGCCCCAAAAAAACAAAGGGGCGCGCTCGGAAGAAATCCGCCAACGAATAATTAAAGCCCGGGAAATTCAAAAAGAACGTTTTAAAAATAAAAAAATCATCGCGAACAGCGAAATAACCGTAAAAGACCTGGAAGAATTGGCGCCGCTTTCCAATCTCTGCCGCAACACGCTTAATTTAGCCGCGAAAAATATGGATCTTTCGCCCCGCGCTTATCATCGGGTAATAAAAATAGCCCGCACCATCGCGGACTTGGCCGGAAATAAAGAAATTAAAGAAAGCCATCTTCTGGAAGCCATCCAATACCGGCCAAAACAAACGGAAATTTAA
- a CDS encoding M23 family metallopeptidase → MVGPLGSLADVLEEQKKPDQISIYVVREGDTLSQIAKLFNVSVNTIIWANDEIRQGDKIKPGQTLVILPINGIKYIVKKGDTFSKIAKELKGDADEIMEFNGLAKEDELKVGMEIMVPNGEYDLPKYDFPNSPNAGAKEYAGYYLRPINGGRRTQGLHGYNAVDLAASWGAPVFAAASGDVIISKNQGWNGGYGNYLVIRHPNGTQTLYSHLSKNIVFSGWHVAQGQIIGYVGSTGKSSGPHVHFEIRGGPINPFAF, encoded by the coding sequence GTGGTCGGGCCTCTCGGCAGTTTAGCCGATGTCTTGGAGGAACAAAAAAAACCAGACCAAATAAGCATTTATGTCGTGCGGGAGGGAGATACTCTTTCGCAGATCGCAAAACTTTTTAATGTAAGCGTTAATACGATTATTTGGGCTAATGATGAAATTAGGCAAGGCGATAAGATTAAACCCGGACAAACTTTAGTTATTTTGCCGATTAATGGAATAAAATACATCGTAAAAAAAGGAGATACGTTTTCAAAAATCGCCAAAGAATTGAAAGGAGATGCTGATGAAATTATGGAATTTAACGGTTTAGCCAAAGAAGACGAACTTAAAGTTGGAATGGAAATTATGGTGCCAAACGGCGAATATGATTTGCCGAAATATGATTTTCCGAATAGCCCTAACGCTGGCGCCAAAGAATACGCCGGATATTATTTAAGGCCGATCAATGGCGGCCGCCGGACCCAAGGACTTCACGGTTATAACGCGGTTGATTTAGCCGCATCTTGGGGCGCGCCGGTTTTTGCGGCCGCTTCCGGAGACGTGATTATTTCCAAAAACCAGGGATGGAACGGCGGTTACGGCAACTATCTCGTAATCAGGCATCCGAATGGCACCCAGACTTTATATTCCCATTTGAGCAAAAATATAGTTTTTAGCGGCTGGCATGTGGCGCAAGGGCAAATTATCGGCTATGTCGGCTCAACCGGAAAATCCAGCGGCCCGCATGTTCATTTTGAAATCAGAGGCGGTCCGATCAATCCTTTTGCCTTTTAA
- a CDS encoding UvrD-helicase domain-containing protein, with the protein MPIMPKNTTEKELNEQQKEAVFHQKGPLLILAGAGSGKTRVIALRVANLIKNGVLPEQILAITFTNKAAGEMRERVSGLLNPKGIFLRDKLPFISTFHSLGVFILRENGEKSGISRHFSIFDEEDSLNLIKECLKELSLDPKQFQPARIRAIISKSKSELEGLEEIKAKADHSPFLKAAAAIFEKYEEKLKQHRALDFDDLIVKTVFLFSRFPEILKQYQEKWPYIHIDEYQDTNRAQYRLAKLLAQASQNICCVGDLDQAIYQWRGADFRNILNFEKDWPQTAIITLEENYRSTQNILDAANAVIAKNQLRKPKNLFSRQGPGDKIKCFAAANELEEADFIARASQNLIRRKIPPQKIAVLFRTNFQSRVLEEAFLRQQVPYQLIGVRFYQRKEVKDILAYLRASLNPQDLFSAKRIINVPGRGIGKALTVKYLAAANTTGVAAVLAKKNDVFTIKETNLIKNFEDILVKIKNQMLENPASQAIKVSLKISGYRDFLNNGTEEGLTRLANIEELASLAKKYDNFQPPQGIERLLDDAALMAEQDAIKSQSQSVKLMTVHSAKGLEFDTVFVSGLEQGLFPHLLLSGKDQFQKEEERRLFYVALTRAQKNLFLSCAFFRTVFGAKQVNKPSDFLQDIPEHLMEPISAEENEEDSEKNSFDSINIL; encoded by the coding sequence GTGCCAATAATGCCAAAAAATACTACTGAAAAAGAGCTGAATGAACAACAAAAAGAGGCGGTCTTCCACCAAAAGGGGCCGCTTTTAATCTTAGCCGGCGCCGGTTCGGGAAAAACCAGAGTAATCGCCCTCCGCGTGGCTAATCTTATTAAAAACGGCGTCTTGCCGGAACAAATTCTGGCCATTACTTTTACCAATAAAGCCGCCGGCGAAATGCGCGAACGCGTTTCCGGCCTTCTTAATCCTAAAGGAATTTTTTTACGGGATAAACTTCCTTTTATCAGCACTTTTCATTCTTTAGGCGTTTTTATTTTAAGAGAAAACGGCGAAAAATCGGGAATCAGCCGCCATTTTTCAATTTTTGACGAAGAAGATTCGCTAAATCTTATCAAAGAATGCCTTAAAGAACTTTCTCTTGACCCAAAACAATTTCAACCCGCCAGAATCCGGGCAATAATTTCCAAAAGCAAAAGTGAACTGGAAGGATTGGAAGAAATTAAAGCAAAGGCGGATCATTCGCCTTTTTTAAAGGCCGCGGCCGCGATTTTTGAAAAATACGAAGAAAAACTCAAACAGCACCGCGCGCTTGATTTTGACGATTTGATCGTTAAAACCGTTTTTCTTTTCAGCCGTTTTCCCGAAATCCTTAAGCAATATCAGGAAAAATGGCCGTATATTCACATTGACGAATATCAGGACACTAACCGCGCCCAATATCGTTTAGCCAAACTCCTTGCCCAAGCCAGCCAAAATATCTGTTGCGTGGGAGACCTTGACCAGGCAATTTACCAATGGCGAGGCGCGGATTTCCGCAATATCTTAAATTTTGAAAAAGACTGGCCTCAAACCGCAATCATCACCTTGGAGGAAAATTACCGATCCACTCAAAATATCTTGGATGCCGCCAACGCGGTCATCGCCAAAAACCAGCTGCGGAAACCAAAAAATCTGTTCAGCCGCCAAGGCCCGGGCGATAAAATAAAATGTTTTGCCGCGGCCAACGAACTGGAAGAAGCGGATTTTATCGCCCGCGCCAGCCAAAATCTGATTCGCCGAAAAATTCCTCCTCAAAAAATCGCCGTTCTTTTCCGCACTAATTTTCAATCGCGCGTTCTGGAAGAAGCCTTTCTCCGCCAACAAGTCCCTTATCAGCTGATTGGCGTCAGATTTTACCAAAGAAAAGAAGTTAAAGACATTCTGGCTTATCTGCGCGCCAGCTTGAACCCTCAAGACCTTTTCAGCGCCAAAAGAATTATTAATGTTCCGGGCCGCGGCATCGGCAAAGCGCTTACCGTTAAATATCTCGCCGCGGCAAACACGACCGGCGTTGCCGCTGTTCTCGCAAAAAAAAATGATGTTTTTACAATAAAAGAAACAAATCTTATCAAAAATTTTGAAGACATTTTAGTAAAAATAAAAAATCAAATGCTTGAAAATCCTGCTTCTCAAGCAATCAAGGTCAGTCTAAAAATAAGCGGCTATCGCGATTTTCTGAATAACGGCACTGAAGAAGGATTAACGCGGCTGGCAAACATTGAAGAATTGGCAAGTTTGGCTAAAAAATACGATAACTTTCAACCGCCTCAAGGAATAGAACGACTTTTGGACGATGCCGCCTTAATGGCGGAACAAGACGCTATCAAAAGCCAAAGCCAAAGCGTAAAATTAATGACCGTCCACAGCGCCAAAGGGCTGGAATTTGACACGGTTTTTGTCAGCGGCTTGGAACAGGGGCTTTTTCCTCATCTTCTTTTATCCGGCAAAGACCAATTCCAAAAAGAAGAAGAAAGGCGGCTTTTTTATGTGGCGCTTACCCGCGCCCAAAAAAATCTCTTTTTATCCTGCGCTTTTTTCCGCACGGTCTTCGGCGCCAAACAAGTTAATAAACCGTCTGATTTCTTACAGGACATTCCCGAACATTTAATGGAGCCAATCAGCGCGGAAGAAAACGAAGAAGACAGTGAAAAAAACAGTTTTGATAGTATTAATATACTATAA
- the rsmA gene encoding ribosomal RNA small subunit methyltransferase A, translating to MKLGQHFLKSESLARKIAETAAIAADDIVLEIGPGKGILTAELIKRAKKVIAVEKDIELVKFLKEKFTLAGDPAASRLKIIHADALKFNFKTQLGGRASKYKIVANIPYYITSRFLRIFLESDCRPSAMTLMLQKEVAQRIIAQPPKMNLLAVSVQVFSQPKIAFKVSKKYFSPAPKVDSAVIAIANISRDFFIKNNIAEKDFFTLVKAGFSHKRKLLINNLGIQLPNKEKRRKIFKKCGIPEKARAENLTLENWACLCEKK from the coding sequence ATGAAATTAGGCCAGCATTTTTTAAAATCCGAATCCCTTGCCCGAAAAATCGCGGAAACCGCCGCCATCGCCGCTGATGATATTGTTCTGGAAATCGGCCCGGGTAAAGGCATTCTGACCGCCGAATTGATTAAGCGCGCCAAAAAAGTCATTGCCGTGGAAAAAGACATTGAATTAGTAAAATTCCTCAAAGAAAAGTTCACCCTTGCCGGCGATCCGGCCGCCAGCCGGCTAAAAATTATCCACGCGGATGCTCTAAAATTTAATTTTAAAACCCAACTTGGAGGCCGAGCCTCCAAGTACAAAATTGTCGCTAATATCCCTTACTACATCACTTCGCGCTTTTTGCGGATTTTTTTGGAATCCGATTGCCGGCCCTCGGCTATGACTTTAATGCTCCAAAAAGAAGTGGCCCAAAGAATCATTGCCCAGCCGCCAAAAATGAACCTTTTGGCTGTTTCCGTCCAAGTTTTTAGCCAGCCGAAAATCGCTTTCAAAGTTTCAAAGAAATATTTTTCTCCGGCGCCGAAAGTGGATTCCGCGGTTATCGCCATCGCCAATATCTCCCGCGATTTTTTTATTAAAAATAATATCGCGGAAAAAGACTTTTTTACGCTCGTTAAAGCCGGTTTTAGCCATAAACGGAAACTTCTCATCAATAACTTGGGAATTCAACTCCCAAACAAAGAAAAAAGGCGGAAAATTTTTAAAAAATGCGGAATTCCGGAAAAAGCCCGCGCCGAAAATTTAACGCTTGAAAACTGGGCTTGCCTTTGCGAAAAAAAATAA
- a CDS encoding four helix bundle protein — protein MIKIQNSKQYDLEERTFEFAKMVRSFIKNLPKTTGNFEDGKQVIRSSGSIGANYIEANESLSKKDFIMRIKICRKEAKETEYWLKLIDVNNSAELEIEEQKLIREAVELRKIFGAILEKSK, from the coding sequence ATGATCAAAATTCAAAATTCAAAACAATATGATTTAGAAGAACGAACGTTTGAGTTTGCAAAAATGGTTAGAAGTTTCATTAAGAACTTACCCAAAACCACAGGAAATTTTGAAGACGGAAAACAGGTAATTAGATCTTCCGGCTCAATCGGCGCGAATTACATTGAGGCAAATGAATCATTAAGCAAAAAAGATTTTATAATGAGAATTAAAATCTGCCGAAAAGAAGCCAAGGAAACGGAATACTGGCTAAAGCTAATTGATGTAAATAATAGCGCTGAATTAGAAATTGAAGAACAAAAACTTATTAGAGAAGCTGTTGAATTGAGAAAAATTTTCGGCGCCATTTTAGAAAAATCAAAATAA
- a CDS encoding chitobiase/beta-hexosaminidase C-terminal domain-containing protein: MNQFSNKNSKTRKILAGILLLIILFSASSFYPRQAKAETPVADWFMRITSASGWASAIANYAKEAAEKAANIATATFRKMILDMIVDEIIAWISGEGTSTFDTGDWGQFFDKAAQQAGGISLEEITGPAIMQQLCDADWAGQVRLALQTPKKFAQKARCTLRDIGVNFDAFMDNFENGGWAAWIKISESQNNPYGYFLSAVNEKLAKETQKKLGLEKELTASGGFLSDKVCRKISCQTRLKIAGTQEAEYKEETGKWKEDEIPIKDGTPCTCEKWETLTPGKTMADSLSKTVFKDVDWLNENSEWYNYVVAIGDAIVNRLTKEGVKAIKSAVPRGLPTSVSQGVTGKVDYTPPLTSAKIIDVWQVKLTANEPGDTYYTLDGTKPRVRASPKYNGKALTIISSTAPGAATAQLKWLSVDDAFNTEDPRSLPVFLRSPFNYSTLTAYLASQDISIPESIKEALIKFFRDEENGKEAAKIAKETFIPANIREDLKNYLKIEDLRIQLGKESLINPIQRSQLDAILATYEDFNSANDGKLTDLINVLIKIKEAGIKAFIDIQTHAEEIKDRRNNLQSILSYLNGVIASLEICSKAQAAAVIREGETAEEFAVRIAVESSACQKNAKAGAFPVNLNGLSSGLATDPLFSELKDKTDKIILERSLFTIDPAGNWSKPSAALAPTDSGHAAILSFNPLTDKPTAIFFKQSSWETANDRSAAVSLRFNNQINGFYYKQALAVPSAVSSGGTEIWYGAIDAAGNWTEEKTTQEFNADFTDLPPLTDFVKPIAEIKNPVKGSDGYFILDPSLSVDFDSTPRISGYEWDFINNRGATTTTQSLQYEWEAFDLNRDGIFTENNQCLYNFYLNNNEGTVVTGMAGSDTYYVNNDNTRAVSGSLSQKYYDAAHSSPYNKAPNTRPLYLNLQPTCLKNK, encoded by the coding sequence ATGAATCAATTTTCAAACAAAAATTCAAAAACGCGAAAAATCTTAGCCGGAATTTTGCTTTTGATAATTTTATTTTCCGCAAGCTCTTTTTATCCGCGCCAAGCTAAAGCTGAAACGCCGGTCGCCGATTGGTTTATGAGAATCACTTCTGCATCCGGTTGGGCGTCAGCTATCGCTAATTATGCCAAAGAAGCGGCTGAAAAAGCGGCTAATATCGCGACCGCGACCTTCCGAAAAATGATTTTGGATATGATTGTGGATGAAATAATCGCCTGGATTTCCGGCGAAGGAACTTCGACTTTTGACACCGGCGATTGGGGGCAATTTTTTGATAAAGCGGCCCAGCAAGCCGGCGGCATATCCTTGGAAGAAATAACCGGGCCGGCTATAATGCAGCAGCTTTGCGACGCTGATTGGGCCGGCCAAGTTCGGCTCGCTCTCCAAACTCCTAAAAAATTTGCCCAAAAAGCCCGCTGCACTCTTAGAGACATCGGCGTGAATTTTGACGCTTTTATGGATAATTTTGAAAACGGCGGCTGGGCCGCCTGGATTAAAATTTCCGAAAGCCAAAACAATCCTTATGGCTATTTTCTTTCCGCGGTTAATGAAAAACTAGCAAAAGAAACGCAGAAAAAACTGGGACTGGAAAAAGAGCTTACCGCTTCCGGCGGATTTTTAAGCGATAAAGTTTGCCGTAAAATATCCTGCCAAACGCGTTTGAAAATTGCGGGAACACAAGAAGCCGAATATAAAGAAGAAACGGGAAAATGGAAAGAAGATGAAATACCTATAAAAGACGGGACACCGTGCACTTGCGAAAAATGGGAAACCCTCACCCCAGGCAAGACAATGGCGGATTCTTTAAGCAAAACTGTTTTTAAAGATGTTGACTGGCTGAATGAAAATTCAGAATGGTATAATTACGTGGTGGCGATCGGCGACGCGATTGTCAACCGGCTGACTAAAGAAGGGGTAAAAGCCATAAAATCCGCGGTCCCGCGAGGTTTGCCCACCTCTGTTTCTCAAGGCGTTACCGGCAAGGTTGATTACACGCCTCCTTTAACCTCGGCTAAAATTATTGATGTTTGGCAGGTAAAATTAACCGCCAATGAACCGGGAGACACTTATTACACTCTTGACGGAACAAAACCGCGCGTTCGCGCTTCTCCTAAATACAACGGTAAAGCGCTGACTATTATCAGCTCCACCGCTCCGGGCGCAGCCACGGCCCAGTTAAAATGGCTTAGCGTGGATGACGCTTTCAATACCGAAGATCCGCGCAGCCTGCCGGTTTTTCTGCGCAGCCCTTTTAATTATTCAACTTTAACCGCTTATCTGGCCAGCCAAGACATCAGCATTCCCGAAAGCATCAAAGAAGCGCTGATAAAATTCTTCCGCGACGAAGAAAACGGAAAAGAAGCCGCAAAAATCGCCAAGGAAACTTTTATTCCCGCGAATATCCGCGAAGATTTAAAAAACTATCTGAAAATAGAAGATTTAAGAATCCAGTTAGGCAAAGAGTCTTTAATTAATCCGATCCAACGCAGCCAATTAGACGCTATTTTGGCGACTTACGAAGATTTTAATTCCGCTAATGACGGAAAGCTTACTGATCTCATTAATGTTTTAATAAAAATAAAAGAAGCGGGAATTAAAGCGTTTATTGACATTCAAACTCATGCCGAAGAAATCAAAGACCGGCGAAATAATTTACAATCAATTCTCTCTTATCTCAACGGAGTAATCGCCAGCCTTGAAATATGTTCAAAAGCCCAGGCCGCGGCCGTTATTCGGGAAGGAGAAACAGCCGAAGAATTCGCCGTCAGAATAGCCGTTGAATCCAGCGCTTGCCAAAAAAACGCCAAAGCCGGCGCTTTTCCCGTTAATCTCAACGGCTTATCCTCGGGCTTAGCAACGGATCCGCTCTTTTCCGAGCTTAAAGATAAAACAGATAAAATAATTTTGGAACGTTCTTTATTCACGATTGATCCGGCCGGCAATTGGAGCAAACCTTCCGCCGCGCTCGCGCCAACGGATTCCGGACACGCGGCGATTCTTTCATTTAATCCTTTAACCGACAAACCCACGGCGATTTTCTTTAAACAATCATCTTGGGAGACGGCAAATGATCGCAGCGCCGCAGTATCACTTCGTTTTAATAATCAAATTAACGGCTTTTATTATAAACAAGCTTTGGCTGTTCCGTCCGCAGTGAGTTCCGGCGGCACTGAAATCTGGTATGGAGCGATTGACGCGGCCGGCAATTGGACGGAAGAAAAAACGACTCAAGAATTTAACGCGGATTTTACCGATCTCCCTCCGCTCACTGATTTTGTCAAGCCAATCGCGGAAATTAAAAATCCGGTTAAAGGAAGTGACGGATATTTTATCTTAGACCCTTCGCTTTCCGTTGATTTTGACAGCACGCCGCGGATTAGCGGCTATGAATGGGATTTTATTAATAACCGCGGCGCTACGACAACAACCCAATCGCTCCAATATGAATGGGAAGCTTTTGATTTAAACCGCGACGGCATTTTTACCGAAAACAACCAATGCCTTTATAATTTTTATTTAAATAATAATGAGGGAACGGTCGTCACCGGTATGGCTGGTTCAGACACATATTACGTGAACAACGACAACACCCGAGCAGTATCCGGCAGCTTAAGTCAAAAATATTATGACGCGGCTCATAGCTCGCCTTACAATAAAGCTCCCAATACAAGGCCGTTATATCTCAATCTGCAGCCAACCTGCCTAAAAAACAAATAA